Proteins from one Robertmurraya sp. FSL R5-0851 genomic window:
- a CDS encoding IS110 family transposase has translation MDFKQNHKINQVTEKTLVVGIDIAKRIHYACFVDDRGRVLRKSFSVSQSRDGFELFYQCILTEMKEHEKTEVIVGIEPTGHYWLNLAYFLEERGIPLVMANPMHVKRSKELDDNLPTKHDRKDALVIARLIKDGRFSYPRILKDKEAELRVGATFRSKLTEELGAVKNMMIRWLDRYFPEFTQVFPSFGKMAMAVLECTPFPSDLHQKQPDEVLTLYRQVEGLKSPQRPKAMRLIEVAANSIGVTEGREMARIEIATLVRRYHQLEQDIESITQHLVELVQTSVEYEWLSSVQALGDVTIVDLLAEIGSFSHYVDSRQIMKLAGLTLRENSSGQHKGQKRISKRGRRRLRALLFRVMMPMIRHNEAFRKLHEYYTNRKENPLRKKQSIVVLCGKLLKVLHGICTKHKAFDAQRMMKDIPSLAEAM, from the coding sequence ATGGATTTTAAACAAAATCATAAAATAAATCAAGTCACCGAAAAAACACTTGTAGTCGGAATCGACATTGCCAAGAGGATTCATTACGCTTGCTTTGTGGATGATCGCGGACGGGTGCTCCGAAAGTCATTCTCTGTTTCTCAGTCTCGAGATGGGTTTGAACTTTTCTATCAATGTATTCTAACTGAAATGAAAGAACACGAGAAAACGGAAGTCATCGTAGGGATTGAACCTACTGGCCATTATTGGCTCAATTTAGCCTATTTTCTAGAGGAACGGGGCATCCCCCTAGTTATGGCCAATCCTATGCATGTCAAACGGTCAAAAGAGTTAGATGACAATCTGCCAACCAAACATGACCGCAAAGATGCGCTGGTAATCGCTCGACTCATAAAAGATGGGCGCTTCAGTTATCCACGTATCTTGAAAGACAAGGAAGCTGAACTCCGTGTGGGAGCAACGTTTAGGAGTAAATTGACAGAGGAACTTGGAGCTGTCAAAAATATGATGATTCGCTGGTTAGATCGCTATTTTCCTGAGTTTACCCAGGTGTTTCCATCATTCGGAAAAATGGCTATGGCTGTACTTGAATGTACCCCATTTCCAAGTGATCTTCATCAGAAACAACCCGATGAAGTTTTAACTCTTTATCGTCAGGTTGAGGGACTCAAATCCCCCCAGAGACCGAAAGCAATGCGTCTCATTGAAGTCGCTGCTAACTCCATAGGAGTAACAGAGGGACGTGAGATGGCCCGTATTGAAATCGCCACACTCGTTCGCCGTTATCACCAGTTGGAACAAGATATTGAAAGCATTACACAGCACTTGGTTGAACTTGTACAAACATCCGTAGAGTACGAATGGCTCTCATCAGTTCAAGCACTTGGAGATGTTACAATTGTCGATTTATTAGCTGAAATCGGTAGTTTTTCACACTATGTAGATTCACGCCAAATCATGAAACTTGCGGGACTAACATTACGTGAAAATTCCTCTGGGCAACACAAAGGACAGAAGCGCATTTCCAAAAGAGGCAGAAGAAGGCTACGCGCCCTCCTTTTCCGGGTGATGATGCCGATGATTCGCCATAATGAAGCTTTTAGAAAACTACATGAGTATTACACAAACCGTAAGGAAAATCCGTTACGCAAGAAGCAATCCATCGTGGTACTATGCGGAAAACTATTAAAAGTGTTACATGGAATCTGTACAAAGCACAAAGCGTTTGACGCACAGCGAATGATGAAGGATATTCCTAGTCTCGCAGAGGCTATGTAA
- a CDS encoding sensor histidine kinase has product MSSKLNSISFKLGLLFSGVFITLLLLLGLILYGVFTNMFVDYIKQDLLAKGQNHARILAEDFNQSAINHVVEMEKGVMTDVLVTDNKQQFVAFSKKPDEEMVDHLITKSLSNGTILEEDWKQHSYLISVTPIGDHLGYVYMYYPASILREIVFVMNLLLIVATIGILLLAFGLIGILSRRLTRPLLYMKEATSKMAMGMYKQNIPVKGKDEVAQLGFSIQNLGDQLQYFEESRSDFLAAVSHELRTPLTYLKGYSDILNKDIIKDREEQKEYLTIINKEAHRLSILINDLFEMSKLQTGQFVLKKELTNINQVIKKATKNLNPVANEKGIGLILSLNEEIPDISIDPQRMEQVIYNLIENAIKYTSQGTITIKSTLLGDFIVLQISDTGIGIPSKDLPKIWERFYRVDQSRTRKTGGSGLGLYVVKQIIDAHNGSIQVKSKENEGSVFTIYLEKEENDEKDTNS; this is encoded by the coding sequence TTGAGTTCAAAGCTAAACAGTATTTCATTCAAACTCGGGCTATTATTTAGCGGTGTATTTATTACATTATTACTTCTTCTCGGGCTCATATTATATGGCGTATTTACAAATATGTTTGTAGATTATATAAAACAGGATTTGTTAGCCAAAGGACAAAATCATGCCCGTATCTTGGCAGAAGATTTTAATCAATCTGCAATAAATCACGTAGTCGAAATGGAAAAAGGTGTAATGACAGATGTACTTGTAACAGACAACAAACAACAATTTGTCGCTTTTTCAAAAAAACCAGATGAAGAGATGGTTGACCATCTTATTACTAAAAGCCTTAGTAATGGAACCATTTTAGAGGAAGATTGGAAACAGCATAGTTATCTTATCTCGGTAACCCCTATTGGAGATCATTTAGGATACGTGTATATGTACTATCCAGCATCGATTCTTAGAGAAATTGTTTTTGTTATGAATCTTCTACTTATTGTAGCTACCATTGGAATTTTGCTACTAGCATTTGGTTTAATAGGCATCTTATCTAGAAGATTAACACGTCCACTTTTGTATATGAAAGAAGCAACTTCAAAAATGGCCATGGGAATGTATAAGCAGAATATACCGGTAAAAGGAAAAGATGAAGTAGCACAACTAGGGTTTTCGATTCAAAATTTAGGTGATCAGCTACAGTATTTTGAAGAAAGTAGAAGTGATTTTTTAGCTGCCGTTTCCCATGAGCTTAGAACCCCACTTACTTATTTAAAAGGATATAGTGATATCTTAAATAAAGATATTATTAAAGACCGTGAAGAACAAAAAGAGTATCTAACTATCATTAATAAAGAAGCCCATAGATTATCTATATTAATAAATGATTTGTTTGAAATGAGCAAACTTCAAACAGGGCAGTTTGTGTTAAAAAAAGAGTTAACTAACATAAATCAAGTAATCAAAAAAGCAACAAAAAATCTAAACCCTGTTGCAAATGAGAAAGGGATTGGATTGATTTTAAGCTTGAATGAAGAAATACCCGATATATCTATCGATCCCCAAAGGATGGAGCAAGTAATTTATAACTTAATTGAAAATGCCATTAAATATACTTCTCAAGGTACTATCACGATTAAATCTACTTTATTAGGAGATTTTATTGTTCTTCAAATTTCAGATACGGGAATTGGAATCCCTTCAAAGGACTTACCTAAAATATGGGAACGGTTTTATCGAGTTGACCAATCGCGAACAAGGAAAACTGGGGGATCTGGATTAGGACTTTATGTTGTTAAGCAGATCATTGATGCCCACAATGGGAGTATACAGGTTAAAAGTAAAGAAAACGAAGGCTCCGTATTTACCATTTATTTAGAAAAGGAAGAGAACGATGAAAAAGATACTAATAGTTGA
- a CDS encoding response regulator transcription factor, whose product MLIVDDEKTMRQLLRIYLQQENYDIYEAENGQEAFEKVKRNDFDLMILDVMMPVMDGWKTLEVIREISDIPILMLTAKGTVQDKVTGFSSGADDYLVKPFDEAELVVRVGALLRRTNLNQSNDEIIKYNGIIINLTSREIFHEGIKLNLTQTEFDLLQVLVEHRGNVLSREQLVEKIWGLEFSGEDRTVDSHIKNLREKLSSLGFEKSIIKTVWGIGYKVE is encoded by the coding sequence ATACTAATAGTTGATGACGAAAAAACCATGAGACAACTGCTTCGTATTTACTTGCAGCAGGAGAACTATGATATTTATGAAGCTGAGAATGGTCAAGAAGCCTTTGAAAAGGTAAAAAGAAATGATTTTGACTTAATGATTCTTGATGTAATGATGCCTGTAATGGATGGGTGGAAAACACTAGAGGTAATAAGAGAAATCTCTGACATACCTATTTTAATGTTAACAGCAAAAGGAACAGTCCAGGACAAAGTAACCGGGTTCTCTTCAGGAGCTGATGATTACTTGGTCAAACCATTTGATGAAGCGGAATTAGTTGTAAGAGTAGGGGCCCTTCTTAGAAGGACTAATCTTAATCAATCAAACGATGAAATTATTAAATACAATGGCATTATCATTAATTTAACTTCTAGAGAGATTTTTCATGAAGGAATAAAACTGAATCTTACACAAACAGAATTTGATTTGTTACAAGTTCTTGTTGAACATCGAGGAAATGTTTTATCTAGAGAGCAACTTGTAGAGAAGATTTGGGGCTTAGAATTTTCCGGAGAAGATCGTACGGTGGATTCCCATATTAAAAATTTACGTGAAAAGCTTAGTTCCCTCGGTTTTGAAAAGTCCATTATAAAAACGGTCTGGGGAATTGGCTACAAAGTGGAGTAG
- a CDS encoding Rieske 2Fe-2S domain-containing protein — translation MLNRREFISKSLKGTTGLIVISIVPIGLSACSNKELSLDTDSMVNLGPLTELNKGIFPKKVPYKVNIKDAWTEQKMEGFVYINKTFEDNNLLILSPICTHLGCVVGDADEKLQKEGIRYYCPCHGGQYDEYGVNVGGPPPRPLEMFSPYVENGNVYISILNPTVR, via the coding sequence TTGTTAAACAGAAGAGAATTTATTAGTAAATCGCTGAAAGGAACTACGGGTTTAATTGTAATCTCTATTGTACCTATTGGATTAAGCGCATGTAGTAATAAAGAATTATCTTTGGATACAGACTCTATGGTTAACCTAGGTCCCCTAACTGAACTTAATAAAGGGATATTTCCCAAAAAGGTGCCTTATAAAGTAAATATAAAAGATGCCTGGACCGAACAAAAAATGGAGGGATTTGTTTATATAAACAAGACTTTTGAAGATAATAACTTACTTATTTTGTCTCCTATTTGTACCCATCTGGGTTGTGTTGTAGGTGATGCTGATGAGAAATTGCAAAAAGAGGGCATTCGTTATTATTGTCCTTGTCATGGTGGTCAGTACGATGAATACGGAGTAAATGTAGGTGGGCCACCACCAAGACCCTTAGAAATGTTTAGTCCATATGTGGAGAATGGAAATGTGTATATATCTATATTAAATCCAACTGTAAGGTAA
- a CDS encoding IS4 family transposase, translating to MDKITRKNSFGQWFSPINLQLFEEQVKTMKLDYYTKKLTTESFLKLLLFAQLQEIESLHALSDSLFDDQLQKGIDLDSISISQLSRRLNGMNPDIFQRLFLDLVSQIHTKTYYTKLVMPLKIIDSSTLPLNLTNHKWAKFRKTKAGVKLHLRLVFMEKGTSYPEKAVMTTAKEHDRGQLEIMVDDKECMYVFDRGYLDYERFDRMTDDGYFFLSRLRKNAVIREVFDFNLPEKATVLSDQMVLIGTTQNRAENYFRLLKVMDSKGNELQLITNRFDLSAEEISEMYKSRWAIELFFKWIKQHLSIKKFYGQSEWAVQNQVFIALIVFCLHVLVQIETKSKRKTLQISRYLRAALWKPANIWLRKIEGKAIP from the coding sequence ATGGACAAGATTACACGAAAAAATTCATTTGGACAATGGTTTTCACCAATAAACCTTCAATTATTTGAAGAACAGGTGAAAACGATGAAATTAGATTACTATACGAAAAAACTAACGACTGAGTCATTCCTTAAATTACTACTTTTTGCGCAACTACAAGAAATCGAAAGTCTGCATGCACTAAGCGATAGTCTATTCGATGACCAGCTTCAAAAAGGAATCGACCTTGATTCTATCAGTATTTCTCAGCTGTCACGCCGATTGAATGGGATGAATCCAGATATATTCCAAAGGCTTTTCCTTGATTTAGTATCACAAATTCATACCAAAACGTACTATACGAAACTTGTGATGCCGTTAAAAATTATTGATTCAAGCACGCTGCCACTCAATTTAACCAATCATAAATGGGCAAAATTTCGCAAAACAAAGGCGGGAGTAAAGTTGCATCTCCGTCTTGTGTTTATGGAAAAAGGTACTTCCTATCCTGAAAAAGCCGTTATGACAACTGCAAAAGAACATGACCGTGGTCAGCTTGAAATCATGGTGGATGACAAGGAATGCATGTATGTGTTTGATCGTGGCTATCTAGACTACGAGCGCTTTGATCGCATGACTGATGATGGCTACTTTTTTCTTTCCAGACTACGTAAAAATGCAGTCATACGGGAAGTTTTCGATTTTAACCTACCAGAGAAAGCGACTGTTTTGTCAGACCAAATGGTATTGATTGGTACGACTCAAAACCGTGCTGAAAATTACTTTCGCCTTCTAAAAGTGATGGATTCAAAAGGAAATGAACTCCAGCTTATTACGAATCGTTTTGATTTGAGTGCCGAAGAAATTTCGGAGATGTACAAATCTCGCTGGGCAATTGAGCTATTTTTTAAGTGGATTAAACAACATCTCAGCATCAAAAAATTCTACGGTCAAAGCGAATGGGCAGTTCAAAATCAAGTGTTTATCGCACTGATTGTTTTTTGCCTACATGTTCTCGTACAAATCGAAACAAAAAGTAAGCGAAAAACCTTACAAATTAGCCGTTATTTAAGGGCTGCATTGTGGAAACCAGCGAATATCTGGCTTCGAAAGATTGAAGGAAAAGCCATCCCTTAA
- a CDS encoding 4Fe-4S binding protein: MSMPNKSAPKTPFNLLSIPIIKKFIKSKWYPGIFQWMVLIVFSVIVFELVAGTVSPHGNFGTTMTWVLWWPLIPILFIATGRFWCAICPFGKVSDIVRKLVGSERPMPKFLRKYGIWLIDLFFIAITYSDHVWGIVESPRGSGYLLLLLVTMVVATSVFYERRTFCKTLCFLGGLAGNYSRSGALELRGTPDICKTCKTQSCFKGSDKAEGCPMFQFPRTMDSSAECNICGNCVKNCPNDSIRLSLRVPTKELWGLKNPKLEHASLAAVIMGIVFVQNITMLEIWEDILSIISSFTGTSNYQVNFTIAFIFSMALPILLLLGAAKLATVLGMPNSVKKNFTLFGYAFIPLDLAGHLGHNLFHIITEGKAIWFNSLSLFGSKVTTGDLSLASTSTVQLLQYLIIGIGFIGSTYTAYKMGKKATFKSMLPYYALMLILGIINIYLFSLPMSHRV; the protein is encoded by the coding sequence ATGTCTATGCCAAATAAATCTGCACCCAAAACTCCATTCAATTTATTATCTATACCAATTATTAAGAAGTTTATCAAAAGTAAATGGTATCCTGGTATTTTTCAGTGGATGGTTTTAATAGTATTTTCGGTTATTGTATTTGAATTAGTTGCAGGAACAGTTAGTCCCCACGGAAATTTTGGTACAACAATGACATGGGTTCTATGGTGGCCATTAATACCTATCTTGTTTATTGCCACGGGAAGGTTCTGGTGTGCAATATGTCCATTCGGTAAAGTTAGTGATATTGTAAGAAAGCTTGTCGGTAGCGAACGTCCTATGCCTAAATTTTTAAGGAAATATGGTATATGGTTAATTGATTTATTTTTTATTGCGATAACGTACAGCGATCATGTGTGGGGGATAGTTGAATCTCCTCGAGGATCAGGATACCTTCTCCTTTTATTGGTAACTATGGTTGTGGCTACTTCAGTATTCTATGAGAGACGAACATTTTGTAAAACACTTTGTTTTCTTGGAGGGTTAGCTGGTAACTATTCAAGATCAGGTGCTCTAGAGTTACGAGGGACACCAGATATTTGTAAAACATGTAAAACCCAATCATGTTTTAAGGGGAGTGATAAAGCAGAAGGGTGTCCGATGTTCCAGTTTCCTCGTACCATGGACTCTAGTGCCGAATGTAATATCTGTGGAAATTGTGTGAAAAATTGTCCGAATGATTCTATAAGATTATCTTTAAGAGTTCCTACAAAAGAGTTGTGGGGCCTTAAGAATCCAAAGCTTGAGCATGCATCATTAGCTGCAGTTATAATGGGTATTGTCTTTGTACAAAACATAACAATGTTAGAAATTTGGGAAGATATCTTATCAATCATTAGTTCTTTTACCGGAACATCTAATTACCAAGTGAATTTTACAATCGCATTCATTTTCTCAATGGCGTTACCTATCCTATTATTATTAGGAGCAGCTAAATTAGCAACCGTATTGGGAATGCCTAACTCCGTAAAGAAAAACTTCACTCTTTTTGGATACGCATTTATTCCTTTAGATTTAGCTGGACATTTAGGTCATAACTTGTTTCATATTATCACAGAGGGGAAAGCCATCTGGTTTAATTCATTGAGTTTATTTGGTAGTAAAGTTACTACAGGTGATCTGAGCTTAGCATCTACATCTACTGTGCAACTTTTACAATACTTAATTATAGGTATAGGTTTCATTGGATCTACTTACACTGCTTATAAGATGGGGAAAAAGGCAACATTTAAATCCATGCTCCCATATTATGCTCTAATGCTAATTTTGGGAATTATCAATATCTATTTATTCTCACTACCAATGAGCCATAGAGTATAG
- the lgt gene encoding prolipoprotein diacylglyceryl transferase, with the protein MDSIQPLSRVALDLGPITIYWYGIIIGFGIFLGWFLATKEAEKSGLNKDIFSDLLLWAIPIAIISARIYYVLFKWDYYVENPSEIMAIWQGGIAIHGALIGGIITAVIFAKKKNVSFWKLADIAAPSIILGQAIGRWGNFMNQEAHGTAVTRSFLENLNLPDFIINQMYIGGSYYHPTFLYESLWSLLGFSLLIILRKFPLYRGELFFSYIIWYSIGRFFIEGLRTDSLMLTDSLRIAQVLSLLLIGIAVFIIGIRRWKGFSNNKSAKSI; encoded by the coding sequence ATGGATAGTATCCAACCGTTAAGTAGAGTAGCTTTAGATTTGGGTCCAATAACTATCTATTGGTATGGTATTATTATTGGATTTGGCATATTTTTAGGGTGGTTTCTTGCGACGAAAGAAGCTGAAAAATCAGGACTCAATAAGGATATATTTTCAGATTTATTACTATGGGCAATTCCAATAGCCATTATAAGTGCAAGAATATATTACGTGTTATTTAAATGGGATTACTATGTAGAGAATCCAAGTGAAATCATGGCGATTTGGCAGGGCGGAATTGCTATTCATGGGGCTTTAATTGGAGGAATAATAACCGCTGTTATATTCGCAAAGAAAAAGAATGTTTCATTTTGGAAACTTGCTGATATTGCAGCACCAAGTATTATTCTCGGGCAAGCAATTGGTCGATGGGGAAATTTTATGAATCAAGAAGCTCACGGAACAGCAGTTACAAGAAGCTTTTTAGAAAATCTAAATCTCCCAGACTTCATTATTAATCAGATGTATATTGGAGGTTCATATTACCACCCCACGTTTTTGTATGAGTCCTTATGGAGTTTATTAGGTTTCTCATTATTGATCATACTAAGGAAGTTCCCACTTTATCGTGGTGAATTATTCTTTTCTTACATTATTTGGTACTCTATTGGAAGGTTTTTCATCGAGGGATTACGGACTGATAGTCTAATGTTGACTGATTCATTACGAATTGCACAAGTATTGTCATTACTCCTAATTGGTATTGCAGTATTTATTATAGGAATTAGACGTTGGAAAGGCTTTTCAAATAACAAATCCGCTAAATCTATATAA
- a CDS encoding transposase, with the protein MKPTVVSHEDYQNFVLEQLRKHYSGNVLTIVNNDWPIIYKLWITDLSQITSWLRSSYSNKGPEPRDPSSMMRSYLLLLLAKPTLSITEWVDELYRVPFYAIMSGFEPGKVPGIGTFYDFFHRLWGRDNANIKPNIKPKRQKKKKKKPKKGEKASPSSPGIVRKLIDRFFRYDAKKKVLPSDRLFELFQSQFLHVSANLGLLGDLDALGVVGDGTPIETARFPRSKRTCECSAQGLTNCNHPRHYSQPDIDSGWDSSRERYFNGYHLYMLSTSDSRYDLPLYPRLQPASRHDSVSLVASSIEFSQRTTLGTIGKILLDAAHDAEPIYELLDHYNIEPFIDLNVRTKKNFSTESDIQISPEGTPICSAGLKMKPNGFDKSKNRQKWRCPLACGTKITCENPCSKAKYGRTFHTFRKDNLRLFTKTPRTSEKWKLTYKRRTSVERSNKREKVDYHLELGRHRSTKMWYIRTYAIMMCQHIDAWYDVKKEKLNLENVIFKKSA; encoded by the coding sequence GTGAAGCCAACTGTCGTTAGTCATGAAGATTACCAAAACTTCGTTTTAGAACAATTAAGAAAGCATTACTCTGGTAACGTCCTTACTATTGTAAATAATGATTGGCCCATTATTTACAAGTTATGGATCACTGACCTTTCTCAGATTACCTCGTGGCTTCGGAGCTCTTATTCGAATAAAGGTCCGGAGCCTCGTGATCCGTCTTCTATGATGCGCTCTTACCTTTTGCTTCTTTTGGCTAAACCAACTCTCAGTATTACTGAATGGGTTGATGAATTGTATCGAGTGCCTTTCTATGCCATCATGAGTGGCTTTGAACCGGGGAAAGTTCCTGGTATAGGGACTTTCTACGATTTTTTCCACCGTTTATGGGGAAGGGATAACGCTAATATAAAACCCAATATCAAACCGAAACGCCAAAAAAAGAAAAAGAAGAAACCCAAGAAAGGCGAAAAAGCGTCCCCATCAAGTCCAGGTATAGTTAGAAAGTTAATCGATCGTTTTTTTCGTTATGATGCTAAGAAAAAAGTGCTGCCAAGCGATCGATTATTTGAATTATTTCAATCTCAATTTCTCCATGTATCAGCGAACCTAGGCTTACTCGGAGACTTGGACGCTCTAGGGGTTGTCGGAGACGGTACCCCGATTGAAACGGCTAGATTTCCAAGAAGCAAGCGTACTTGTGAATGCAGTGCCCAAGGACTAACGAATTGTAACCATCCTCGTCATTATTCCCAACCTGACATCGACTCAGGGTGGGACAGTTCACGGGAACGCTACTTCAACGGATACCATCTCTACATGTTATCCACTAGCGACAGTCGATACGACCTACCCTTGTATCCAAGACTTCAACCAGCTTCCCGGCATGATTCTGTCAGTCTTGTTGCCAGTTCTATTGAATTTTCGCAACGCACTACCTTGGGCACAATTGGTAAGATTCTCTTGGATGCTGCTCATGATGCGGAACCTATTTATGAATTGCTAGATCATTATAATATCGAGCCTTTCATTGATCTGAATGTTCGAACCAAGAAAAATTTCAGCACTGAAAGCGATATACAAATATCTCCCGAAGGGACACCAATTTGTTCTGCAGGGTTAAAAATGAAGCCCAATGGTTTTGATAAATCCAAAAACCGGCAGAAATGGAGATGTCCACTCGCATGCGGCACAAAAATTACTTGTGAGAATCCCTGTTCTAAAGCTAAATACGGTCGAACATTTCATACATTCCGGAAGGACAACCTTCGGTTGTTTACTAAGACTCCGAGAACGTCTGAAAAGTGGAAGCTAACTTATAAGCGTCGTACATCTGTAGAACGGTCGAACAAACGTGAAAAGGTTGATTATCATTTAGAATTAGGTCGTCATCGTTCCACGAAAATGTGGTACATTCGGACTTATGCCATTATGATGTGCCAACATATTGATGCTTGGTACGACGTTAAAAAAGAAAAGCTGAATCTCGAAAATGTCATTTTTAAAAAGTCTGCTTAA
- a CDS encoding DUF2269 domain-containing protein: protein MNMSSRLRKFTLTAHITVSVGWLGAVLAYLSLAVVIKTSEDISLVRAAYLALEPITSYVLVPLAIASLITGIVISLGTSWGLFRHYWVIFKLILTVFSIIILLAFTQSLTRMVSIAADSTTSINELREMGAGISHAVGALVILLIIMILSVYKPKGMTRYGWQKQQKSRKGSSQ from the coding sequence ATGAACATGTCATCTAGATTGCGTAAGTTCACACTCACTGCGCATATCACTGTTTCAGTCGGATGGTTAGGTGCCGTTTTAGCCTATCTTTCTCTTGCGGTTGTTATTAAAACAAGTGAGGATATTTCGTTGGTACGCGCTGCTTATCTTGCTTTGGAACCAATTACAAGTTATGTTCTAGTCCCGTTAGCGATTGCATCTCTAATTACTGGGATTGTTATCTCACTCGGAACCTCATGGGGATTATTTCGGCACTACTGGGTAATTTTTAAATTAATATTAACTGTTTTTTCTATCATTATTTTACTAGCATTTACACAATCACTCACCCGGATGGTAAGTATAGCTGCAGATTCAACGACCTCGATAAATGAACTGCGCGAAATGGGAGCAGGTATTAGCCACGCTGTTGGTGCTCTAGTAATTCTATTAATAATTATGATTCTTTCGGTTTACAAGCCAAAGGGTATGACTCGATACGGTTGGCAAAAACAACAGAAAAGTCGAAAGGGTTCTAGTCAGTGA
- a CDS encoding YncE family protein gives MKRSLLSIPFLLIIFAIFLTGCTSNTTTIGNKGNTTTDIEENTKQPKGIKESNKEEKFYFTANEGGSINKIRVADNEVVSTIEVDGAVHNIQTSPNGELFAVTVVPTAEGGHGDMEMPGLVLFYNSQTDEIQNKVEVGNHPAHVVFTDDGRYGLVTNNEDNTVSVIDLSTYTVINTISTGEGPHGFRTSKDNKYAYVANMGEDTVSVINIEKMKEEKRITVGATPVTTDITSDGKTLVATLNGENKLAIIDVESESISKVDVGIGPAQVYIDAKDQFAYVANQGTPEKPSNTLSVIDIKEKKVITTIETGKGSHGVVVSPNNQFAYVTNMYENSVSIIDLETYTVTGTIQVGETPNGISIMD, from the coding sequence ATGAAGAGAAGTTTACTTAGTATCCCATTTTTACTTATCATTTTTGCTATATTTCTAACTGGTTGTACTTCCAATACCACAACCATTGGAAATAAGGGTAATACGACAACAGATATTGAGGAAAATACTAAACAACCAAAAGGAATAAAGGAAAGTAATAAAGAGGAAAAGTTCTACTTTACTGCTAATGAAGGGGGATCCATAAACAAGATTAGAGTTGCTGATAATGAAGTGGTTTCAACCATTGAAGTAGATGGAGCTGTCCACAACATTCAAACATCTCCAAATGGCGAACTATTTGCAGTAACTGTGGTTCCAACCGCAGAAGGCGGCCATGGGGATATGGAAATGCCAGGATTGGTTCTTTTCTATAATTCTCAAACAGACGAAATACAAAACAAGGTAGAAGTAGGTAATCATCCAGCTCACGTTGTTTTTACAGATGACGGAAGATATGGATTAGTAACAAATAATGAGGATAATACCGTTTCGGTGATCGACTTAAGTACCTATACTGTTATAAATACAATTTCAACCGGTGAAGGACCTCATGGATTTAGAACATCTAAAGATAATAAATATGCTTATGTAGCAAATATGGGTGAAGACACGGTAAGTGTAATAAATATTGAAAAAATGAAGGAAGAGAAAAGAATTACAGTAGGAGCAACTCCAGTTACTACTGATATTACTTCTGACGGAAAAACGTTAGTTGCAACACTTAATGGAGAAAACAAGCTAGCAATCATCGATGTGGAATCAGAAAGTATTTCAAAAGTAGATGTTGGCATTGGACCAGCTCAAGTCTACATTGACGCTAAAGACCAATTTGCCTATGTTGCTAATCAAGGTACACCAGAAAAACCTTCTAATACTCTTAGTGTCATTGATATAAAAGAAAAGAAAGTAATAACAACCATTGAAACAGGCAAAGGGTCTCACGGTGTTGTTGTAAGTCCCAATAATCAATTTGCCTATGTAACAAACATGTATGAGAATTCAGTCAGTATCATCGATCTTGAAACCTATACAGTAACTGGGACAATTCAAGTGGGAGAGACTCCTAATGGAATAAGTATCATGGATTAG
- a CDS encoding DUF2933 domain-containing protein, with protein sequence MEWLSYLLILLCPLMMIFCMKGHGNHKKHDTHFNSDISSKLTNLEKENEELKREIDLLSSLVKKES encoded by the coding sequence ATGGAATGGCTTTCCTATTTACTCATATTACTTTGTCCATTAATGATGATTTTTTGTATGAAAGGACATGGTAATCATAAGAAGCACGATACTCATTTTAATTCCGATATTTCAAGTAAGCTAACAAATTTAGAGAAAGAAAATGAGGAATTGAAAAGAGAAATTGACTTACTTTCTTCATTAGTAAAAAAAGAGTCCTAA